The Alosa alosa isolate M-15738 ecotype Scorff River chromosome 3, AALO_Geno_1.1, whole genome shotgun sequence nucleotide sequence TAGTggggttctgctctctctctaatgTTAGTGGGGTTCTGCAGTATtggggttctgctctctccaaTGTTAGTGGGGTTCTGCAGTATTggggttctgctctctctctaatgTTAGTGGGGTTCTGCTCTCTCTAATGTTAGTGGGGTTCTGCAGTATtggggttctgctctctccaaTGTTAGTGGGGTTCTGCAGTATTggggttctgctctctctctaatgTTAGTGGGGTTCTGCTCTCTCTAATGTTAGTggggttctgctctctctctaatgTTAGTGGGGTTCTGCAGTATTggggttctgctctctctcaaTGTTAGTGGGGTTCTGCAGTATTggggttctgctctctctctaatgTTAGTGGGGTTCTGCTCTCTCTAATGTTAGtggggttctgctctctccaaTGTTAGTGGGGTTCTGCAGTATtggggttctgctctctccaaTGTTAGTGGGGTTCTGCAGTATtggggttctgctctctccaaTGTTAGTGGGGTTCTGCAGTATTggggttctgctctctctccaatgTTAGTGGGGTTCTGCTCTCTCTAATGTTAGtggggttctgctctctccaaTGTTAGTGGGGTTCTGCAGTATTggggttctgctctctctccaatgTTAGTGGGGTTCTGCAGTATTggggttctgctctctctccaatgTTAGTGGGGTTCTGCAGTATTggggttctgctctctctccaatgTTAGTGGGGTTCTGCTCTCTCTAATGTTAGtggggttctgctctctccaaTGTTAGTGGGGTTCTGCAGTATtggggttctgctctctccaaTGTTAGTGGGGTTCTGCAGTATTggggttctgctctctctccaatgTTAGTGGGGTTCTGCTCTCTCTAATGTTAGtggggttctgctctctccaaTGTTAGTGGGGTTCTGCAGTATTggggttctgctctctctctccacggcGTTACTGGACATCTGCAGCAGCGGGGTGCTGATCTCGCTGGACTGCTGGCTGCTGGCCACCCTCAGCAGGCAGCTCATGACCAGGTCCTTGGCGCGTGCGGCCTCCAGGTTGTGGTCGCGCCGTTGCAGCTGCAGTGTGATCTGGTCCAGGCTGCTCTGCAGCAGCTCGGAGGCCAGCACGGGCCGCGGGCCCAGACGGTCCTGCTGCTGTGGTGGTGCCGGGCCGGGCCCCTGGGCCAGGTGCTGCCGGTACAGTTCCAGCAGCTTCTGCTCCAGGTAGCGGTTCAGCTGCGAGTTGGACAGCGGACGCCCCTCCGGTGCCAGCAGGGACGGACGCTCCCGGGCGCCCAGAGCGGCGCCGTCCTCGTCCTtgttctcttcctccccctcctcctgctcgACCCAGCAGGACAGCAGCGGCTCAGGTTCGGGGTCCTTACAGAGTCTGGCCTGCAGATCGCCTgcgtacatttacatttattcatttagctgacacttttatccacaGCGGATTACAAATGAGGACAGACacttaggcggggatcacattggccagcggcaagcggtTGTTCTCTAGGGTTCAGCAGCGGGCCGGTGGCAGCGCTAGCGTAACGCTAGCATTGGACAAGCTCAGtgttggttcaactttcaaacccaacttggttcaactttcaaagcgcaacgggagcgtattcaattgtcagtttaggcaAACAGTTTGTGTTTCTTAGGAAtgagatagaacttattatggtctgagcgttgcgttccgcttgccgctggctaatgtgatccatGCCTTAAGCTCCACTGCAAATTGAGTCCCTAAGCTGATGATATATGGGGGTCAGGGAAACCTAAGCTGATGATATATGGGGGTCAGGGAAACCTTTGGAGCAGTGTTGCTGGGCAGCGTCCCTGAGTATCGCTGTTCTAGCATGTTTCTAGAGAATTCATCAGTTGACAAGTTATCATAATCAACTAATCAGAACATGTGGAACTAAtaatgtggttgcccagcaacatagctcaaaaagttgcctcaTGTATCACCACTTCAGAGTTAGCCTAACAATAAATATTTACTGGCCAGCAGAACACCTACACTTTTATCCACATAGATTGACACTTGTATATCCACATACAGTGACACTTGTATATCCGCATACACTGACACAtttatatccacacacactgacacttttatatccacacacactgacacttttGTCCGCATACACTGATACATTTATCCATATACGCTGACACTTGATACATTTATCCATATACGCTGACACTTTTGTCCACATACTCTGACACATTTATCCATATACGCTGACACTTTTGTCCACATACTCTGACACATTTATCCATATACACTGACACTTTTATATCCACTGACACATTTATCCAGAGCAAGTTACACATTTAGGATGGACCTCCAAGCAGTACAGTGCCAAAGCAGAGTAGCCATAAGTAGGTTAGAGATGCATACCGCCTGCATCGGCTGCCACCCCAgtgtccagcagcagcacctggTCGCCGGCGATGTGGAGGTCGCTGTAGTGCTGGCAGATGCTGTGGCAGGACGGGGGCACCAGGAAGGGCTCGGCGGGCGCCGCGGTGCCTGGGGACGAGGCTACCCGCCCGGGGACGTCCACGCCAGGGGAGACGAGTCGTCCGGACCAGCCGTCCAGCGGCCGCCAGGGGCTGGTGCCAGGTTGCCGTGGAGATGAGGGGACGTGCGTGAGGAGGCGTGGCAGGGGGGCGGGAATGCTTGAGGAGGTTGCCGTGGTTTCAGGCGTGTTTTTGTAAGCGTCGGACGGGGGGTCCCAGTCCTGGCAGAAAGCCACAGTCCACAGCCGGCTCTCACAGAGCATGCTGACTactggcacacatacacaacacatggcaacacacacacatacagtaaacacacgcacacacataaacatgtcaatacacacgcacataaacacacacgcacacacataaacatgtcaatacacacgcatgcacacacacacacataaacatggtaatacacaagcacacatgcacacacatgaacaaacagcaacactcacaacacacattaacacatggcaacacgcacacacacatattacaatATTACATGACAAACGCCTATACCTAGAGATTAAAAAGACCCACACATattgtgtgtacacacaaatgtttatgtgtatgtttacacACATATGTAAACGCATTTCCCAtgggataaataaagtatctatctatctatctatctatctatctatctatccatgcATTCATCTATCTATGAGATCTTCAGCACATTAACAGTTTAGAGGTTTTCAGAGGTTAAGGAGGACTCACCAGAGGAGGGTGACTACTTCACTGGATCAGCACAGAGGTCTTCAGCACatctgaaaagtgtgtgtgtgtgtgtgagagagaaaggaaagtctTGTGGTCCACTGAAGGAGAACCTTGTATTTATATAGAACAGAGGGGAGAAGTGAGAgacaggtgtgcgtgtgtgtgtgtgagagagtgtgagtgagtgagtgtttccCCATCTGTGGTTTTAATCGAACATGGAAAGTCCATCATTTTTATGCAAATGTGCCACAGTTTTATGGCACTTGTAAATGTTTCTGTCCAGGAGCCGGCATAAacagtctgtgtatgtgtagtgtgtgtgtgtatgtatatatgtattgtgtgtgtgtgtgtgtactgtgtatgtgtgtgtgtgagagagtgctgcagaaagccATGTACATGGCAGTGTTTCTGTGCAGCAACAATGGGTTATCTCAGCCTAACTAATCTCACTAATTAAATCAGTCTAAGAAAGGCAACCCAGAGTCTTAATCATTCAGCACATTTAATAATAGCCATTGTGACTGGTCAATAGCAGCCTATTTATTAACCAGTCTAGTCTATCACAAAAGCCTTACATCAGGTTCCCTTCAATTCATCCAATAGGCTTGCTGGAAATAATCCCAAACTGTACTTTCTTTGATGAAAAGTTAATTTATGTTCATCTGGTTTGAGCCACAGTTACAGGACAGGTTATTAGACAGGACCATGCAGTTTTTCTCTTTGGtgtatttctcaaaacaattagggCACACCGACCGCACAATATAGTGGATTTCCTGAAAAAGCGCAtaacttgctcaaaatgcttaTTTATGTCAAAAGTATTCATGTTAATCAATGTGCCATCAGAATCATATGAACTATATGTGCTGTATACTTTTACAGTATTGTTCGTACTGTAGTACACCAGTTTTTGCCATGTAATTAATTGTCATACAATTCATTGTTTCACAGTACAGCAGTTCTTTCTAAAAAAAGGTAATAGAAAAGTAGCTCAGAAAAGTGTAATAGTTTTTAATTTCAACATCTTTGTTACTCATGTGTAATGCAATAAGTTAAATTACTTTTCAACTGGTTCAATTAATTTGTTTGCTTTACTTGATCATTTATTAAGTAGGGGACGTGGTCGGCGTCACAATAGAATTGTCCTCCGGACGGGGTCCGTGACGACTGGAGCGGCCTGCAGTCGGACACCTGAGAGCCCGTGACTCAACCGCGCCGAAGCGGGCAGCTCGGATTTCCAGTTGCCATAGCGCTGACAGTCCACACTGAAACGGTCAGACACAGACGGAGGGATTATGGCTGGGACAGGTTTAGGGATCCGTTGTTGCCCTTTGCTGGACTAAAGGATGATTCAGGACCGTGGACAAGGCTCCCCATTTGCCATGTAGAAACTATTTTCTTGTCACCATGAGCTATGGAAGGCTCTGTAGGTTTGTAGATTACAGTCTTGATCTGTAGCTGTAGTTGGCTACAATCTGTCTCTGTAGTAGGTTATAGTCTAGCTCTGTAGTAGGTTACAGTCTAGCTCTGTAGCTGGTTACAGCCTGTCTTTGTAGTAGATTGAAGCCTGGCTTTGTATAGTTGGCTACAGTCTAGTATCTCATGTGGATCCTACTCATATTCGACCGTTTCTGTGGAATGTGACGGCGCCCGAGGAAGCCATGTTCAGGAAGATAAACGCCGTGTTCCGGCCCAATCACGGCCACCGAGGCCGCGAGGACGACTACCACAGCGCCTGCACGGTCAAGCTGGTGCGCAGCACGTCTATGCTGGTGGTAGGAGAGGCCCGCGGCGGCAGAGCAAGCCAGACGCAGCGTGAGCTGGACGCCACACTGAAGCGCAGCAAGAGCTCGGTGACCCTGgagtccaccaccaccaccagcaccagcaccaccagcaccacgaCGGCGCTGTTCTACTACCACACCCAGCAGGACCAGATCTGGCTCTACTCACAGAACCAGGACTGCCTGCAGTACCTGCAGGAGCTGGTGGCCCTGAGGCGGCAGTACACCCAGAGCATCATGAACATCCAGAACGCGGAGCGGAGGAACTCACTGGCGTTGGAGGCCAAGAAGAAGGCCGCTCCACAACCACCACGGGCCAAAGCCGCTCCGCAACCACCACGGGCCAAAGCCTGTCAGGTAGGAACCCACAGCCAAAGCCTGTCAGGTAGGAACCCACGGGCCAAAGTCTCTCAAGTAGGAACCCACAGCCAAAGCCTGTCAGGTAGGCCTGCAGTGCCAAAGCCCAAAGGTGGTAATCTGCTGGCGCTCTAACTTAAGACAGGCACGTCACATTTACAGCCTAAAACGTAAAGCCATATAACGGCCTTCGTCAAGTAGTTCTGATTTAACTATCTGTTTGTGAGCTCTTCACAGAGTAGGTATCACAGTTATTGATTACAGTGCTTACAAAGCCATGGTTAGTTATAGAGATAGTTATGAATTTATTACTAATCTATTTTCATTTGGCTGGATCAGGCAGGCACGTCACATTTACACCCTagtgcagtggtccccaaactacggcccgcgggccggatacggcccgccacctcattttgggtagccccccaaaacatgtccgtggtatacagcatctggcccgcaggggagtacgacatcgtcaaactataacatccgtaatttcccccattcattctctatggcgggtcttaacagtacacgtgtaatactctttttgtccactggtggttgtcttgccgctgtttcgcgtttaccatcgaaaacagaatgaaatgtaggcctacctgcaaacaatgtaagaggcctatggtgactgcatcagtgctcaaagtattctaaaagtttatcaattcattgttaataactaactaacttctattcaagtcatatttctgggacttcctGGGATaactatttctattttttattcactcggtCAAATGTTCATccaaattcacaattcacaaagttctcatcaggtgagtgaaagttagaatggtggtcattccagatgtttttgccagcacttcataaaactctcatagtttgagaactttaaattatttgtaggatattgcttgttcacaacttgagctgtgtatgcaaagacacagagttcagagttcattttaaataagatatacttttgggactccctgctaatacttttgggaatgctaaagtctttttattagtattcatttaatttcatttgagctacattttacatggcatgatggcaatataaacacagctaacaatggtattaaattgcagtagcctatgattaaatgtaatggaatattcaactaaggtagattgttgttgttcacagcactaggctatttatggttactgatatactccgagtctctggccctctcttagtgccaggcatagtgagctggccctcagaagaaaaaagtttggggaccactgccctAGTGGGATAAACAAAACCACTTACAGCCATATAGCCTTCTCTTATAAATAGCTTCTCATATAGCCTTCTCCAACAAAATCTGGTTTAACTTTATGTTTATAAGCTTTTCACATTGTAGGTGTTGCGCTTATATTCTACAATGATGAGACAGCCACAGACATAGAGTTAGTTATTGTTTGATGTGTTATTTATGATATTTATGATAATTATTGATGAttattgtttgtgttattaacGCATGTGCATCGCTCTCTGGCTTGGGTTGTTGTCAGAGTGCGAGAGCTGAGCCCACCGCTCCTCCGATTCCTAACGAAGAGGACACGCTCCAATTCTTGGACTCCGTCATAGCCAGCTGTGATCCGGAGCCCAGACGCAAGCCCAACATGGACGACGGCCACGCTGATGTGGACTTTGTCGGTaggccatgtgtgtgtagttgtatgtgtgagtggggtggggtgcgtgtgtgtgtgtgtgtgtgtgtgtgtgtgtgtgtgtgtgtgtgtgagtggggtgtgtgtgcgtgtgtatgtgagtggggtgtgtctgtgtgtgtgtgtgtctgtgctaggGGAATGGGGTGGCTTGTGTCATTGCAAAACCTTTACATTTAAGTTCAGACTTGGCTGAAGTGTGTATCCTTACTGTATGTCAGGAATGCTATATGGAGAATAGCTTAGTTTCTGAAGGTGTATAAAAGTAGACTTATAGACTTCTATATACTTAGTTTctcctccagtctctctctctcaccatgtctgtttctttctccctctctctttcgccctccctcaatctctccatccatccctccatctctccctccttatctccctctctctctccccctagtGGCTACCAGCACCAGTGAGCATGACCTCCACTCTAACTGGGTTATGCGAGACCCGCGTCGGTTCTCCATGGATGAGTCCCGGCTGCGTCACCCAGAGCCCAAACTGGAGCCAGGGCCGAACCCCCCCACTGGCAGGCGCAAGGGCCAGAGTGGTACCGCCAGCGGCCGCCGACTCCAACGAAACCCCATACACCTGCCCAAGGTGGTGGAGAGCGCCTTTCAGACACTCCGCTTCAAACCCAAACTCAAGAAGAAGGACTAAGCCTTTCAGACACCCCGATTTAAACCCATCTGGATCTGTGAGAAAGaatttgtctgttttgtgtttaaCATTTCCACCCTTCAGGTCTTCATGTGGTCTCATATGAGCATAAGAGGGCTGATTATCATAGGGAGAGACCCTCAGAGGCGATGGGCTAGCATGGGGTGGATAAGTGGAGGCTAACAGACTAGCAGACTGGACAATGGGACTGGACATGTTTGAAAAGGAGAATGACTACATGACTATATTCGTTGTGACATGTCATTTGAATGGAGAATGATTGGTTGTTatgactgttttttttaaacctatTTGACATGGATATATCAAGTGAAACTCATTTTTTTGCCTTTGATTTAATTTGTAcattattttttaacaaaaatctAGAGATCATATAAAAGATAATAACAGATTATTTCTGGGGGAAACGTAATGGAACTTAACTCATAACCCAATAGAAATAAGTCAGTAGATGTGGTAACCCAAAAGAAAAAAGCTTTTTTGACAAACCTTAGATGGACAGAGCTTTGTCCCtgaccaccccccacccctgttCTGGTCACCGTGGGAACCCTTGTTTTGGGAACTCGTTTTGCTCCTCCTCATGAATGATCAAGCGTTTGGAGAACTCGAGCCCCGACTCCCGAAACTCACTTGGGCTTCGCCATGTGGACTCCCATGAGCTCTGATAGACACACTAGACCTAGACATCACCGAGTCCCCTTCCTCACCtccacactagacacactagacacacactagacacacactagCCATCAcctagacacactagacacactagacacacactagacacactagccATCAcctagacacactagacacactagacacacactagacacacactagacacactagccATCAcctagacacactagacacactagacacacactagacatcacctagacacactagacacactagccATCAcctagacacactagacacactagacacacctagacacacactagacacacctagacacactagacacacactagacacactagacacactagccATCAcctagacacactagacacacctagacacactagacacacctagacacactagacacactagacacacctagacacactagacacacctAGACACCCTAGACACACCTAGACACAcctagacacactagacacacctagacacactagacaccctagacacactagacacacctagacacactagacacactagacaccctagacacacactagacacaccagacacacactagacacacctagacacactagacacacactagacacacactagacacacctagacacactagacacactagacacacctagacacacctagacacactagacacactagacacacctAGACATCACTGAGTCCCCTTCCTCACCTCAATAGATAACACCCTCATCTTCCTCACCTCAATAGATAACACCTTCATCTTCCTCACCACCGCTGATAACACCATCTTCCTCACATCCATTGATAACACCTTCATCTTCACTCAATAGATAACACCTTCATCTTCCTCACCACCGCTGATAACACCATCTTCCTCACATCCATTGATAACACCTTCATCTTCCTCACCTCAATAGATAACACCCTCATCTTCCTCACCTCAATAGATAACACCTTCATCTTCCTCACCTCAATAGATAACACCTTCATCTTCCTCACATCCATTGATAACACCTTCATCTTCCTCACCACCGCTGATAACACCATCTTCCTCACATCCATTGATAACACCGTCATCTTCACTCAATAGATAACACCTTCATCTTCACTCAATAGATAACACCCTCATCTTCACTCAATTGATAACACCTTCATCTTCCTCACATCCATTGATAACACCTTCATCTTCACTCAATAGATAACACCCTCATCTTCCTCACCAATTTCCTTCAACAGGTTAGACTCTCATCTTCCTCACCTTTCTGCCCTTCAGGATAAACCATAATtttcctcacctctctcctttTTGGGAAATGAACTCGAGGTATCCATCTTCCGCTGTGTGTCCTATGTCAGATCAGATTTGCCTCAATCTCCTTGGCATCTCACCCCCATTAGCTCTGGGCTGTCAGACAGGAAGAGGGGTCAGCATCAGGTCCAGTCTACACTCTGTCTCAGTACACTACACTCATGATTCACTAGATTAGACTAGCACAGTTAACTCACCTCTGCTGAACTTCAAATGTTTTTCCGTATAGCAATACAGTACAGAATCCTCAATCTATCTGGTCAGACAGATCAGCCAGCTGTGACAGCCGTTTGGTAATACAGGATAAGACTCACAGTCTTACAAGGAAGGTGTTGATTTTGTAAAGGCCAAATGCAGCTTGAAAAAGTTGTGAACATTTTGaggaaaacataaataaaagcgTCACAAATAACACCTGCATGTTCTATGTTTAGTTCTGGCAATATTTGATTGTGATGATATTAACTCAGTGACAGCTCATGAGTCTGAGGTGAAGTCCCAAAGCAGGTTTCTGGTGTTTTACGTGTGCTGTAGTCAGTTACTCTTTCTCAGGAATTGGAAGTTGTGTGCAGGCGATCTGAAACCAGTGGCTCTCAGCAGTCCACACCACAACCATGAAATGAAAAATCTGTGGCTGCTCACAGGTGCCTTGCtgggtaggagtgtgtgtgtgtgtgtgttacatgatGCAAGTACACAACTGTTGTGTCAGTTCTATTTGTTGTTGGATTTAAAACTACTTACAGTTTTTTCCAAacgctaacaagcgcttacccatacttcagatactttttctaaactcttaacacagactcacacctccaaaacacaattggccaaatggataatttttcttctcaaaaacacattttgttaaatatatactaacacatctttctctgcacacactaactttaccaaaacactggaaatctgactcaaaattaaattattctgtcaaagaataacacttgttttcacttcacaaggtacatgcagtcagtcaaagtacaccaggtttcaaaatactggctattgttgacattacaaaaacagcaTAGACATTTATGTTTCAGTTGTACAGatatttgcatgcaaaacatgcaatCCAGCGTTTTTACACTAAATGTCTTGGTTGGGAACCGCATGTCCACATGTAATGTTCACATGCAAAAGCGTTCCAGTGAAAAACATCCGTTTTTACACTAAATGTCTTGGTTGGGAACCGCATGTCCACATGTCATGTTCACATGCAAAAGCGTTCCAGTGAAAAACATCCGTTTTTGtttcctttactgtttactacaggaggttcAGTAGAACTACtgtacagtatgatagaacagaaaacgtttacagtattgcttacagtaaACAAAATGTCCATGAAACAAATGGACAGACATGGaaagagcattctgaacaaaaatacaacagcaaaaagcccagataaactaaaaaaaaagcacaaaattactgataTTACAGTATCCAAGGTGATGGGATAAAACCGCTTGGTAGCAGAAGcagagcagaagcagaggtttttatactgtatctaaggtttggaatattgtttttgctattgtggtatgttgtgtgttaacattcgtaaatactgcaaaaacaatccataattttgttgggaggtatagctttttgttaagaaaatgtaagcattgtggaaatgtgttcactgactgcatattgtgtgaaaacgacaagaaatgtgtgaatggtatggccacacaAGACcaatgctgtgctaattgtgtttagagttttgaaaatgtgacaactggttggacaaacgcttgttagcgactgaaaaaaactgtaaatgcaaaaataaaaaaaaacgccaCACCTAGAATCTCTAGAGATACTTTGAGATAAACTTTCCTTTTCTTGGATACATTTGCCACACTtcctttttttagttttcacacaaATAAGCACATTTGGAGATACTactgagatcacacacacagttctgcttTCAGGTTTCACAGACAAAGACATTTCCAGAGAGAtctagagacacacacacacacacagaaaaggacCCATTTTGATGCTCAGTGAGGTTTCCCTTTCTCCAGCAGCTGTGCTGGTGTCTTGTGACCCACTGTAGTCCAGAGAAAGGACTAGAATATTGATGAGAGCATCGGAGTGCTGCACACATGCCTGGACTTGAGAAAATAAGGTCCAATGACACAGAGGACTCAAGAGAATAAGgcccactgacacacagaggAGTCAAAGAGTAAAAGAGTATTATCAAGAGTGTTTAGGCAACAAATAAAgccattttaaaaaatatatatatacacaaaggGACACACAGGGATGGCTTTAAATTGTTCTTTAATAACAAAAACactcatcacatacacacacatacacacatacaccaacacacgcatacacacacaggtctacTTTTTCTCCTGCTTGACCTTTGGGCTGAAGAAGGCCGCCATGCTTTTCATGCCTGACTTGTCCACCTTGGCCAGGCTCTTCTGAGCCGCACTCATCTTCTTGGGCGGCTGGAGGAACACAACATAGCAGCGCGTCGTTACCTCCCTTTGACTAAGAAGACAAGCAGCACTCCCTGCACCCAGGCCCA carries:
- the LOC125291978 gene encoding uncharacterized protein C13orf42, with product MFRKINAVFRPNHGHRGREDDYHSACTVKLVRSTSMLVVGEARGGRASQTQRELDATLKRSKSSVTLESTTTTSTSTTSTTTALFYYHTQQDQIWLYSQNQDCLQYLQELVALRRQYTQSIMNIQNAERRNSLALEAKKKAAPQPPRAKAAPARAEPTAPPIPNEEDTLQFLDSVIASCDPEPRRKPNMDDGHADVDFVVATSTSEHDLHSNWVMRDPRRFSMDESRLRHPEPKLEPGPNPPTGRRKGQSGTASGRRLQRNPIHLPKVVESAFQTLRFKPKLKKKD
- the LOC125291975 gene encoding TLR adapter interacting with SLC15A4 on the lysosome isoform X2, with product MLCESRLWTVAFCQDWDPPSDAYKNTPETTATSSSIPAPLPRLLTHVPSSPRQPGTSPWRPLDGWSGRLVSPGVDVPGRVASSPGTAAPAEPFLVPPSCHSICQHYSDLHIAGDQVLLLDTGVAADAGGDLQARLCKDPEPEPLLSCWVEQEEGEEENKDEDGAALGARERPSLLAPEGRPLSNSQLNRYLEQKLLELYRQHLAQGPGPAPPQQQDRLGPRPVLASELLQSSLDQITLQLQRRDHNLEAARAKDLVMSCLLRVASSQQSSEISTPLLQMSSNAVERESRTPILQNPTNIGESRTPLTLERAEPH
- the LOC125291975 gene encoding TLR adapter interacting with SLC15A4 on the lysosome isoform X1 translates to MCVRVFTVCVCVAMCCVCVPVVSMLCESRLWTVAFCQDWDPPSDAYKNTPETTATSSSIPAPLPRLLTHVPSSPRQPGTSPWRPLDGWSGRLVSPGVDVPGRVASSPGTAAPAEPFLVPPSCHSICQHYSDLHIAGDQVLLLDTGVAADAGGDLQARLCKDPEPEPLLSCWVEQEEGEEENKDEDGAALGARERPSLLAPEGRPLSNSQLNRYLEQKLLELYRQHLAQGPGPAPPQQQDRLGPRPVLASELLQSSLDQITLQLQRRDHNLEAARAKDLVMSCLLRVASSQQSSEISTPLLQMSSNAVERESRTPILQNPTNIGESRTPLTLERAEPH